ATGGCCGCAGGCAGGCGGTAGCCTGGGACGACTGTACGCAATGGGTGCAGACGCCTACCTCCTCGCACCGCGACTGAATCAACTGCTGGCGCTACCGGACACCCAACTAGACGGGTTCTCCGGCACCCTCAGCCTGAACCCGCAGCAGCGCGTCGAGCGTCAGCTTCCATGGGCCGAGTTTCGCGACGGCGAGGTCCAGCGCCTGGACAATACGCAGCAATGAGCGACAACCAGAGCAGCGGACGCTCTGCCGAAGCACTCGCGCTGCGCCACCTGTGCGATCAGGGCCTGCGCCTGCTGACGCGCAACTGGTCCTGCCGCAGCGGCGAGCTTGATCTGGTCATGCTCGACGGCGATACAGTAGTATTCGTCGAGGTCCGCTACAGGCGCTACGCCGCCTGGGGTGGCGCCCTCGAAAGCGTCGATGCGCGCAAGCAGCAGAAGCTGATCAAGGCTGCCCAGCTCTTCTTGCAGAAGGAAAGCCGCTGGGCCCGGAGGCCTTGTCGCTTCGACGTCGTTGCGATCGCATCAGCCGGGCAGACCGAGAATCTGAACTGGATCCGCAACGCATTTGACAGCTGAACGATTCATTACGCAGCGACTGCTGCACGATGCCGCCCAGCCCTAGCGAACCGCAAACGCACACCGGAGCGATAGCCGGAGGCGCTTGCAACCTTTAAGGTCGAACACAATGGACATGCAAACCCGAATCCGCCAACTGTTCCAGGCCAGCATCGAAACCAAACAGCAGGCCATGGAAGTACTGGCTCCGAGCATCGAACAGGCCGGCCAGGCGATGGTCAATGCCCTTCTTAGCGAAGGCAAGATTCTTACTTGTGGCAACGGCG
This DNA window, taken from Pseudomonas sp. FeN3W, encodes the following:
- a CDS encoding YraN family protein, translating into MSDNQSSGRSAEALALRHLCDQGLRLLTRNWSCRSGELDLVMLDGDTVVFVEVRYRRYAAWGGALESVDARKQQKLIKAAQLFLQKESRWARRPCRFDVVAIASAGQTENLNWIRNAFDS